Proteins encoded by one window of Arachis ipaensis cultivar K30076 chromosome B04, Araip1.1, whole genome shotgun sequence:
- the LOC107637517 gene encoding uncharacterized protein LOC107637517, whose protein sequence is MSTREVRQRPTSTSKQPSQKEEATTASASAPSASRWTVSQTLTSTANLANLLPTGTLLAFQLLTPLFTNNGVCDSVTRLLTLLLLLLLGLSCFLACFTDSVKASDGKVYHGLATPTGLWVFDYPDGSGTGLPKDLRSYKIRPIDWVHSVLSVLVFSAVALRDKNVVSCFYPRPQHETQEVLDIVPVAIGLLCSLLFVVFPTTRHGIGYPLTPSSTSSSSS, encoded by the coding sequence ATGTCAACAAGGGAAGTTAGACAAAGGCCTACAAGCACAAGCAAGCAACCGTCGCAGAAGGAAGAAGCCACCACAGCATCAGCATCAGCTCCATCGGCATCGCGGTGGACAGTGTCGCAAACACTGACAAGCACAGCCAACTTGGCGAACCTACTGCCAACGGGAACCCTGCTGGCATTCCAGCTGCTGACGCCACTATTCACCAACAACGGCGTCTGCGACTCCGTCACTCGCCTCCTCACCCTGCTCCTCCTCCTCCTGCTGGGCCTCTCCTGCTTCCTGGCCTGCTTCACTGACTCCGTTAAGGCCTCAGACGGAAAGGTGTACCACGGGCTCGCAACACCTACGGGCCTGTGGGTGTTTGACTACCCTGATGGCTCTGGAACGGGCCTGCCCAAGGACTTAAGGTCGTACAAGATAAGGCCCATTGACTGGGTGCACTCAGTGTTGTCAGTGCTGGTTTTCTCCGCCGTGGCCTTGAGAGACAAAAACGTGGTGAGCTGCTTCTACCCTCGGCCCCAGCATGAGACTCAGGAGGTTCTTGACATTGTCCCCGTTGCCATCGGCCTCCTCTGCAGCCTCCTCTTTGTCGTCTTCCCTACCACTCGCCATGGCATTGGCTACCCTCTTACCCCCTCAtcaacctcctcctcctcctcctga
- the LOC107638499 gene encoding uncharacterized protein LOC107638499 — MSRSNLNSEKTKGWNIYTASAAAPSSYRGVDEEAAAAAPWKGFGTSSMSAISFGFVATAILISMFVIMAIFEHLFKPSPTPHSHSTAATAPPCKQGTNPQTVEASLSVLMPGQQYPTYIAQPAPLPSCPREQAYWPSHDHNFLFC, encoded by the exons ATGTCTAGGAGCAATTTAAACAGTGAAAAAACAAAGGGATGGAACATATACACAGCATCTGCAGCAGCTCCATCATCATATAGGGGAGTTGAtgaagaagcagcagcagcagctcCATGGAAGGGCTTTGGGACATCCTCCATGAGTGCTATTTCTTTCGGCTTCGTTGCAACCGCCATTTTGATATCAATGTTTGTAATAATGGCCATATTTGAACACTTGTTCAAACCCTCTCCAACCCCACATTCTCATTCTACGGCCGCAACCGCCCCGCCTTGCAAACAGGGAACAAATCCTCAAACT GTTGAAGCATCTTTGTCAGTGTTGATGCCAGGGCAACAATATCCAACTTACATAGCTCAGCCTGCTCCTCTGCCTTCTTGTCCAAGAGAACAGGCATATTGGCCTTCTCATGATcataattttctattttgttag